TTTCCCACAGACTACAATTTGAGCAGATATAGTGGCAAACATTGACTCTTACATGGTCTCTGTACAAGCAACATTCCCAGCATTATTGGTACATGTTTCCAGAGGGGCTGACAACGAATCAGATTGTGTACATGTCTGTGCAACCAAATAACTTTCTCGCTTCTTCACTGTTATAGTTGGGGTAATAACAGAGGCACCTTGTTTGGCAGAAAAAGATTTAGAACGCTGAACTTTTGGAGTTTTAGCACTCAAGCTCAAGGCTTTTTCAGCTTTGCATCCAGCTTGATCAGGAGAATATAATAGCAGATCATTTGTGTTATGTTCTGTAAGAACTCCAGAAGACTGTTGCACCTGGAAAAGAAAAGAGAACCACAAATGAAAAATAAACATCACCTACATAAAGTGATTGGCTATTAACATGCATATTCTGGAAACAATCACTGGCAATAAACTCAGGAGTTTCCCGACTCAGCAAAGCGATACATGAAAAGAAGAAACTCACATCCTGAGAAGAGGGGACAGCATTAGTGTTAGCATCAACATCATTTCCTTGCTTCCTCTTTTCTGAGGATTCACTGTCATCAAAAATTTTCTGTGCTATTTCATCAGTATCAACCCCTTCTTCTATTCTGGTTTCACAGGTATCAACATCAGCATTTCCTTGCTTCCTCTTTTCTGGGGATTCACTGTCATCAAAATTTTTCTGTGCTATTTCATCAGTATCAACCCCTTCTTCTATTCTGGTTTCACAGGTATCCATATTCTCTTTAGCTTCTTCATGCCCATCAGAGTCCCTCGGCTGATTTGAAGATGGAGAATGTGATGGTGCCTCCTGTGTTTCACTGGCTTCAAACATTACCTCTAAACGTGAAAAATCTCTGGCCAAACTGGAGGTCACATCAGTCCCAAGCTTTTTATCAATCCTTCTATCTGACAATGGCGACAATGGAGACAACAGGTCCCGGTGCCGTTTCTTCAAAATGGATGGTGTGCCTGTAAATGTTTTAGCAGCACTTTTCAGAACAGCATCAGGGCTACCATCGCGAGATGGTGAATCCCATAACCTAAATGGAGTGAGGCAATTCATAGAGGACATCATCAGCTGACGAATTCCAAGGGGACTATATTCTTGTTGCATGTCATTTCCTGATTGTACAAGATCACAACTTAAAAATGGAATATCCAAACTTGGAAAACGAGGAGGCTCATAACATAAAGCTCTGTCATCCTGCTGCTCTGTGTGCACATCTGATCTCACATCCACAGCTGGAGAAGTTTGCGTATCCAATCCAGAATCAAATGTATTTACAGGGACTAAATCTAAAGGATCCTCAACCAGATGAGATTGCTCTTGCATAAAAGTCTTATTTCCACCAACAGTGCTGGGAGATCTGGCTGTGTCATTAGTGTGGACAAATGCATCCTCTGAACTTGTGACATACTCCTGTACTTGGACTCTGAATAAATGATTAGGCTCTCCAGCAAATATCAGTGGACCCTCATGAGCAGAAACTGGTTGAGAGCATGGAGTTCCAACTAAATCCAAGTTCAAAGCACAATAAGGTTGAGAAGATCTACCGGTTTCAGACAACTGGAGGTTTGATGATGATTGTAAAAATGACTCTGTGCATGTAATCAAATCAACCATGCTTGACCCATTTGTAAATTCTCTGGAGAAATAATATCCCTGATTAATTGCCTCAGAAAACAAAGCCCTGCAACATTCATCGTCGGATATCAACATCCTCTCTGATTTAATCGAACCATCCACCATATTTTCCATGGAAGTAGAAGCAGGAAATGCACTAGCATTTTGAAATGGAAAGTTGACCACATCATGTATCTCATTAGAACTCATACAATGGGTATGCATCCCGGATGCCTCCTGCCCTGATTCTAGTGATGAAATATTAGTTAACTCCTGCATATTAAACTGGAAATCCCCACTCATCAACTCTCCAGCATCATGTGCAAAAGTTTGCTCTATAAATTTGGAAGAGCTAACAAGTTCAGGAGGTATTTCTGGGATGGCAAAAGTGGCATCCCCCATAGACGGGAAATATGGTTCTGAACAGGACGCTGGACTGGAGCTTGGGTCATTTCCTAATCGGGACACTTCACGGATATGTGACCGATCTCTAGTATTTAATACCACATTGACCATTTCAGTTGCAGACTGAAAGCCACCAGCAACAGTTGAATCTTGACTGCATTCTGATTTTTCTTCTCCTTCAGCACCTCTGGGAGCACTATCATCTCCACTATTCTGCACTCTCGAACAAGATGCGATTATGGGTTGGTTTTGATGTCCAACATGAGGTGTTCCTTCAAAGTCTGGTAGCAAACCCGACTTCAAGTAAGAATCCAACTTCTTTTTCACAGAACTGTTCCAGTGATTCTTTATAGCATTGTCTGTCCTGTTAACCATGCAAACACTAACATATTAGAGTGATTGCCATTGCAGCATGATATAAGAATTTAAGAACATCCTGTTCTCATACACTAGTTAAGTAAGAAAGTGAACACTCCAATCCTAGAAAAGGAGACATTAAATGATTTCAAACTTTATGTAGAAATCTGACTCTTTGCTCTTAAAATGCTGATAGGGCATACCTTCCAGGCAAGAATTTTGTTAGCTCTGCCCATTTGTTCCCATAAATTTGATGAGCACGAATTAGAGCCAACTCCTCCTCCTGTGTCCATGCTTCTTTGTTTATGCCAGGATTAAGATGATTATGCCACCTAAGGTAAACAACGAATTACTATAAATAATCAAAGAGTACTCATTACAATAGCTACTCCACTAAGGGTTAACATGGAGAACCTGATCCTGGTTGTCTTTAAAGACAAAGAAGATTGTATCAAATGATAATATCGACTAGAGACTCTATAAACATACCTTTCCCTGCATTGCTTACCAATACGTCCAGGTAAATGCTGTGCAATAGTTGACCACTTTTTTGGGCCATACTTTTCTACTAATTCAACAATGATTTCATCCTCCTATTCATTTTGCATAAACAACTTGTAAGGGAAAACTCAAGTATCGAAAGATAACAATTCATTTCGTTCGAACAATCCCAACAGAAATGCAAAGAGGAAATTGACACACAGAAAGAAGATGCAACTAGTGTGTATCACGAACCTCTTTAGACCATGGACCCTTGACCAATTCAGGATTCAAAACTTTCTGCCACCTATGCAGGCATTGCACATCAGTCCGGTCCTTGAAACACTCCGCTACAAATAGCAAGATTGACAATTAAACAATATCCAAAGTACATACATGGCATAGTGAAAGTAAGAAGTAGCACTACTTAGGGTCCGAATGTTTGGTTATGTTTAATAGAGAGAGAGCCGGGAAAAGTGCAGTAGAGAAACTGATACCTATTTTCTTCCAATTCTTTCCTTTAAAACTCTGAACTGCCCTACGCAAGATTTCATCCTGATACATAAGAAATTGGTCATATGCACAACAAAGCAGCAATACACTAAACGAAGCAGCTATAGAAAAGTAACCATTCTTCTAAAATAAAGTTACTACAAGGGCAAAATCATCAGATGGTCTTAGCATGGGATACTACATACAACCAAGTAAAACTATAAGCATACAGGTCTGCCATTTTCTTCTTAAAAACAAATTTACCTCTTCAGGAGTCCATTGCCCTTTCGTTGAACGCCTTGTAGGCCCACTAGACCTCCTACAGAGATGTTAGATAACGTTAGAAGATCAAGTAATTACTAAAACTGATTTTCTGCATTGGCACTATACTAAGACATCCAAGAAAATATTTCAATAATGTTTAGAGTTTGGTGTTCACAGAGCTATGATAGTTTATCCCTTTTATACTAGAGCAATCTGATCTAAAGTCGACAATAATTTCCAACAGCTGCATGTACGTAGAAATTTCCACATGAAAGCAAAGAATTGAAGATGACATCTAAGGACCAGGATTGAATATTGATGAGAGGAATTACCCGTGACTAGTTCGAGTTCTCTGTAGACTGCTACTACCAGGCCCTGCTGGAGTAGGAGTATAACTATTTTTATCACCGTCCATAGTTTAACAACAGGCAGTTCAACCTACATACCCCAATCCCTAATCGACGACTTTCTCCACTACTTCTACTCCCAATCATTCTAGGATACGGCAGGACCAACCCCTTCGCACATCAACTCCACAAGCTGAAAGAAAGCATCATAAATGGCAAAAGTTTAGAGACATTATGCACAATCTTGATAACAAAATAATAATAGCACGAGAATCAGATTCAAGTCAACAATTGAAGAACCCTAGCTGAACTAAGGTTTCAAGGTTGACATCATATCAAAGTTACACCATTGATCTGTAGACCACTCAACAAAGATCATAAAGAATCGCTAAGCACCACACCCATACAGACAAACACATCCCAAACACCAATCGCACAAATTTTGAACTAACCACAGGCATCAAGCAGGCGATCAAAATCAAAACTTCAAAACCGCAATTCATTAAATATGAAACACAAACGGATCAAATCAAACTCAAATTCAAATCTATATCGACCAAATCACGTATAGAAATGAAACTCCACAAAACCGAACAAATTCGAATTTGGAGCATCCAACCATCAGATACTAAGCTCAGACACCACGAAAGCTCCACTAATCGGTTGAATTGAAGAAACGTCGGCATCAAATTCAAAAATAAAATTCAAATCAAAAACCCTAACTTACTGACCGAACTGAGCTGCGAGGAGCGAAGTGCAGAGCATGAATGATTAGAAAAAGGCGACTATTCGATCGAAACGGTGCGTATTTGAAGATCCGAATCAGAAAATGGAGAGGGAGAGAGAGATCTGCACGGAAAAGCAGTGCAGATATAGAAAAGAGTGGAGAGAGTGAAACGGTCCGGAGCTATTTCTCTCTCTCTATTCAAAAATAAAGGGGCGGACTTTGGACCCTCTTGGAGTTTCAAACCCTCTCACGAGGTTAAAGGTCGAGCAGGTCTACGGTATGGACGGCTGAGATTTTGAGAGCTAGGATGTCCTTTACGTACTTTACCGTCATTTTTTTAAAATGTTCAACGGACAATTTCCTTTTTTTTTTTCTTTTTTTTTCTTCGTTTTTGTTTTTTTGAAGGGGGCAATAATTAGCGAATTTGAAATTCTGAACTGTAGCACGTTGACCGCGTCTTAAATTAGATGGGTCACTCGTCTTTAAATGTATTTGGATAATATTTCCAAATTAATTACAGGGATTAATCCAGAATAAAAGAGAAAGAAATGCATTAATTAGAGGGACAAATGAGAGACAGTTATGTTAGATTCTCTGTGCGTTTCATAGATTTACTGCTTACAAAATCATCACCTGCCAGATGAAGTTTTTTACCTTTTTACCGAATAGGTATTAGAGCAACTCTAACAAAAAAGTCAAATCCTAATTGACAGCTCAACAGCTATTTTTGACAACTCAACAAACTCTTCAACAAAATGGTCAATTCCACAAAATGACAATATGATTTCTATAGTCAAATTTAACACAGTCAGAGAAAATGTCATTCACTATTTTATCATTTTTTTTTTCTCTCTCTCCTCTTTCCCCATTGAAAACTCTTCTTCCTCTAAGAAAAAGTTGTATATATATAATATTATGAAAATAATAAAATAAATTTCAAATTTAACTCTTTTAATAGAAAAAAAATGAGTCAAAAATGACATTACCAACTCTCATGTCAAATTTTAAAATTGACAAAAACATTTAACATGTTTGTTGAAGATGCTCTTAGGAATTTAAGAGATACATCATACGATATCTAAACATTCGCATTTTCCAAATTTATGAACTAAATCATGAGAAGTCAAGGAGAAGGGGCAAAAGCTTGATTTAGATTATTTGTTCAAGTTACACTAACAGGGAATGGAATATATTATTGTTCACAGTTTATCAAAAAAATGAACTTATAGCTAGGAACACTAGGAGATCAAAACGCTGATTTCGCCTACACTCCGGTATTGCACAAAATTGATCCCGGAAGCAGCTTGAATTGATGGAGCTCAAAACTTCCTGTGTTTGTTTGGGCGACCTCCATTGTTGTCATCCCTTGAACGGCCGTGTTTGTGACCACCCCTATGGTATTTGCCACCCCTGTAAGCATAAAAA
The window above is part of the Fragaria vesca subsp. vesca linkage group LG2, FraVesHawaii_1.0, whole genome shotgun sequence genome. Proteins encoded here:
- the LOC101309504 gene encoding LOW QUALITY PROTEIN: myb-related protein 3R-1-like (The sequence of the model RefSeq protein was modified relative to this genomic sequence to represent the inferred complete CDS: substituted 1 base at 1 genomic stop codon), whose product is IXHLCRRSSGPTRRSTKGQWTPEEDEILRRAVQSFKGKNWKKIAECFKDRTDVQCLHRWQKVLNPELVKGPWSKEEDEIIVELVEKYGPKKWSTIAQHLPGRIGKQCRERWHNHLNPGINKEAWTQEEELALIRAHQIYGNKWAELTKFLPGRTDNAIKNHWNSSVKKKLDSYLKSGLLPDFEGTPHVGHQNQPIIASCSRVQNSGDDSAPRGAEGEEKSECSQDSTVAGGFQSATEMVNVVLNTRDRSHIREVSRLGNDPSSSPASCSEPYFPSMGDATFAIPEIPPELVSSSKFIEQTFAHDAGELMSGDFQFNMQELTNISSLESGQEASGMHTHCMSSNEIHDVVNFPFQNASAFPASTSMENMVDGSIKSERMLISDDECCRALFSEAINQGYYFSREFTNGSSMVDLITCTESFLQSSSNLQLSETGRSSQPYCALNLDLVGTPCSQPVSAHEGPLIFAGEPNHLFRVQVQEYVTSSEDAFVHTNDTARSPSTVGGNKTFMQEQSHLVEDPLDLVPVNTFDSGLDTQTSPAVDVRSDVHTEQQDDRALCYEPPRFPSLDIPFLSCDLVQSGNDMQQEYSPLGIRQLMMSSMNCLTPFRLWDSPSRDGSPDAVLKSAAKTFTGTPSILKKRHRDLLSPLSPLSDRRIDKKLGTDVTSSLARDFSRLEVMFEASETQEAPSHSPSSNQPRDSDGHEEAKENMDTCETRIEEGVDTDEIAQKNFDDSESPEKRKQGNADVDTCETRIEEGVDTDEIAQKIFDDSESSEKRKQGNDVDANTNAVPSSQDVQQSSGVLTEHNTNDLLLYSPDQAGCKAEKALSLSAKTPKVQRSKSFSAKQGASVITPTITVKKRESYLVAQTCTQSDSLSAPLETCTNNAGNVACTETMFGITPLKRSIDSPSAWKSPSAWKSPSAWKSPWFINSFLPGPRVDTEISIEDIGFFMSPGDRSYDAIGLMKQISEHTASAYANAQEVLGNDTPESLLKQRRKDHDIMDLDNDLAPPDQPGSSSLSAPNVMVERRTLDFSECGTPSKGKESGKFSNTKTFSSPSSYLLKGCR